From the Heliangelus exortis chromosome 25, bHelExo1.hap1, whole genome shotgun sequence genome, one window contains:
- the LOC139807459 gene encoding potassium voltage-gated channel subfamily A member 3-like — MDERRSLLYSPASSAAGRHPRGGGSTSSHHNLGYTEQPPPATPQPVPEQEAEEADEGEQGSMTVVGGGGGGDPLLEEPQHPQPLLGGERYDQPPTPAAVPAGQPAGAGEHECCERVVINISGLRFETQLKTLAQFPETLLGDPRKRMRYFDPLRNEYFFDRNRPSFDAILYYYQSGGRIRRPVNVPIDIFSEEIRFYQLGEEAMEKFREDEGFIREEQRPLPDKEFQRQVWLLFEYPESSGPARGIAIVSVLVILISIVIFCLETLPEFRDDHDYEQSGGTFGMGGGSLPPDAFTNSSSSATSMVSSFTDPFFVVETLCIIWFSFELLVRFFACPSKATFCKNIMNIIDIVAIIPYFITLGTELAERQGNGQQAMSLAILRVIRLVRVFRIFKLSRHSKGLQILGQTLKASMRELGLLIFFLFIGVILFSSAVYFAEADDPSSGFSSIPDAFWWAVVTMTTVGYGDMHPITIGGKIVGSLCAIAGVLTIALPVPVIVSNFNYFYHRETEGEEQAQYMHVGSCQHLSSSEEMRKARSNSTLSKSEYMVIEEGGINHSAFKQAAFKTGNCTTTNNPNCVNIKKIFTDV; from the coding sequence ATGGACGAGCGCCGGAGCTTGCTCTACTCTCCCGCCTCCTCCGCCGCCGGCCGACACCCCCGGGGGGGCGGCTCGACCAGCAGCCACCACAACCTGGGCTACACCGAGCAGCCGCCTCCAGCCACCCCCCAGCCCGTCCCCGAGCAAGAGGCGGAAGAGGCTGACgaaggggagcagggcagcATGACAGTGGTGGGAGGAGGCGGCGGAGGAGACCCCTTGCTGGAAGAACCTCAGCATCCTCAACCTTTGCTCGGGGGGGAGCGCTACGATCAACCCCCGACTCCGGCCGCCGTCCCCGCCGGCCAACCCGCGGGCGCCGGGGAACACGAGTGCTGCGAGAGGGTGGTGATCAACATCTCGGGCTTGAGGTTTGAGACTCAGCTGAAGACCCTGGCGCAGTTCCCCGAGACCCTGCTGGGGGACCCCCGGAAGAGGATGCGGTACTTCGACCCCCTCCGCAACGAGTATTTCTTCGACCGGAACCGTCCCAGTTTCGACGCCATCCTCTACTACTACCAGTCGGGTGGGCGCATCCGCCGGCCCGTCAACGTCCCCATTGATATCTTCTCTGAGGAGATCAGATTCTACCAGCTGGGGGAGGAGGCCATGGAGAAGTTTCGGGAGGACGAGGGTTTCATTCGGGAGGAGCAGCGGCCGCTTCCCGACAAGGAGTTTCAGCGCCAAGTGTGGCTCCTCTTCGAGTATCCCGAGAGCTCCGGGCCAGCCCGAGGCATTGCCATAGTGTCTGTCCTGGTCATCCTTATCTCTATTGTCATCTTCTGTCTGGAGACCCTGCCGGAATTCAGGGATGACCATGACTATGAGCAAAGCGGAGGGACCTTCGGGATGGGTGGTGGCTCTCTCCCACCCGATGCCTTCACCAATTCCTCATCCTCAGCCACTTCCATGGTGTCTTCCTTCACCGACCCTTTTTTCGTAGTGGAGACTTTGTGCATCATCTGGTTCTCCTTCGAGCTGCTGGTCCGCTTCTTTGCCTGCCCCAGCAAGGCCACCTTCTGCAAGAACATCATGAACATCATCGACATCGTGGCCATCATCCCCTACTTCATCACGCTGGGCACCGAGCTGGCTGAGAGGCAGGGCAACGGCCAGCAAGCCATGTCCTTGGCCATCCTCAGAGTCATCCGCCTCGTCAGGGTCTTCCGGATTTTCAAGCTCTCCCGGCACTCCAAGGGGCTGCAGATCCTGGGCCAGACCCTCAAGGCCAGCATGCGGGAGCTGGGGCtcctcatcttcttcctcttcatcgGCGTCATCCTCTTCTCCAGCGCCGTCTACTTCGCCGAAGCCGACGACCCCAGTTCAGGTTTCAGCAGCATCCCCGACGCCTTCTGGTGGGCAGTGGTGACCATGACCACCGTGGGCTACGGGGACATGCACCCCATCACCATCGGGGGCAAGATCGTGGGCTCTCTCTGTGCCATCGCGGGGGTGCTGACCATCGCCCTCCCCGTCCCCGTCATCGTCTCCAACTTCAACTATTTCTACCACCGGGAGACAGAAGGAGAGGAGCAAGCCCAGTACATGCACGTTGGGAGCTGCCAGCACCTTTCGTCCAGCGAGGAGATGAGGAAAGCTCGGAGCAATTCcaccctcagcaagtctgaGTACATGGTGATCGAGGAAGGGGGGATCAACCACAGTGCATTCAAACAGGCTGCCTTCAAAACGGGCAACTGCACAACCACAAACAATCCCAACTGTGTGAACATCAAAAAGATCTTTACCGatgtttaa